Below is a genomic region from Triticum dicoccoides isolate Atlit2015 ecotype Zavitan chromosome 5A, WEW_v2.0, whole genome shotgun sequence.
ggtagttttcatatgcttcacctcttgccatgctaaccaacatttaatattgttgagtacataaacgggagagaactaaataagtcatgtggtgttccgttgcatattgagctccacttaatttgtaggattgtttgtgcattttgccatgccatgcctcattaaaccggacatgcatcatactgggttgtgcatcatgccatgtttatgtgatggttgtttactgtgttgcttgcttctttccgggttgcttctctcgttagcttcggtttcggtccggagttgtgaggattcgttcgacaacgttggttcgtcttcttcatgggctcgttcttcttccttgcgggatttcaggcaagatgaccataccctcgaaatcacttctatctttacttgctagttgtttgctctatcgctatgtcgcgctacctaccacttgttatatcatgcctcccatattgccatgtcaagcctttaacccaccttcctagcaaaccgttgtttggctatactACCgctttttgctcagcccctcttatagcgttgctagttgcaggtgaagatgaagtttgttccatgttggaacatggatatgttgggatatcacaatatctcttattttaattaatgcatctatatacttggtaaatggtggaaggctcggccttatgcctggtgttttgttccacccttgccgccctagtttccgtcataccggtgttatgttccttgattttgcgttccttacgcggttgggtgttatgggaaccccttgacagtttgctttgaataaaactcctccagcaaggcccaactttggttttaacatttgccacctaagcctttttcccttgggagtcacgctcccgagggtcatctttattttaacccctccctcgggccagtgcttctctaagtgtgggtccgaaccgagctgcctgcggggccacctcgaggaaacttgagggttggttttactcgtagctagtatcatccggtgttgccctgagaacgagatacgtgcgacttctatcgggattgtcagcacatcgggtggctttgctggtcttgttttaccattgtcgaaatgtcttgtaaccaggattccgagactgatcgggtcttcccgggagaaggaatatccttcgttgactgtgagagcttgtgatgggctaagttggaacacccctgcagggtataaaactttcgagagccgtgcccgcggttatgtggcagatgggaatttgttaatatccggttgtagagaacttgacacttaacttaattaaaatgaatcaaccgcgtgtgtagccgtgatggtctattctcgccggagtccgggaagtgaacacggttcttgtgttatggttgtgcgtaagtagtttcaggatcacttcttgatcacttctagttcacgaccattgcgttgcttctcttctcgctcttatttgcgtaagttagccaccatatatgctttgtgcttgctgcagctccacctcactaccctttcctacccataagcttaaatagtctttgctgagtcctcgtggctcacagatacttccaaacagttgcaggtgccgatgatatcagtgcaggtgacgcaaccgagctcaagtggccgctcgatgaagatcttgatcgatgttctatgtcttttccggttgatcagtagtggagcccagttgggatgatcggggatctagcatttggggttgtcttcctttattttggttccgtagttggaccttgtttgtaatttggatgatgtatgtttaacttgtatttgtgtgaagttgcgattgtaagccaactctttattcctttcttattcagtacatgggatgtgtgaagattacccctcttgcgacaagcctaccatgcggctatgcctctaagtcgtgccccgacacgtgggagatatagccgcattgtgggcgttacagttccggtactctattaaaaggaggccttatatcccttagttttcaataggaccccgctgcacgGGAGGGGAGGACAAAAAAATGGCATGCAAgtttttttcataagcacgtatgactatattcgaaatacatgcctacattacattgatgaactggagctagttctgtatcactctatgttataactgttgcatgaggaatcacatccgacataattatccatcactgatccattgcctacgagcttttcacatattgatctttgcttagttacttttccattgccactgttacgattactacaaaaactactactgttacttttgccaccgttagcgttacttccatattactttgctactaaatagtttgctgcagatattaagtctttcagatgcggttgaattgacaactcaactgttaatacttgagaatattctttggctccccttgtgtcgaatcaataaatttgggttgaatactctaccatcgaaaactgttgcgatcccctatacttgtgggttatcgtgTACTTTTGCCTAGCCATGGCCTTTGCCAGTTGTGCCATAGGGAGCCGGAGTCTGCGGCACACCTTCTCTTCAAGTGTAGATACTCCTTACGGGTGTGGGAGGCCGTAAAGGAGTGGCTTGGCACCTCAGAGTTGCGTCTTGACCATTGGGGTGGTATGCCTTCGGTGCATGCTTGGTGGAATGCCAGGGGGGGTATGCCTTCAGTGCATGCTTGGTGGAATGCCAGGGTGGTATGCCTTCGGTGCATGCTTGGTGGAATGTCGTGGTGCTCACCAAGGGTCACAGGAGGAAAGTTATTGCCACTACACTCATGCTTGTGGCGTGGGCACTATAGAACGAAAGGAACGTGCAGGTTTTTCGCAACAAGTCTACACTACCTTTCATCATCTTCACACATGTTAGGGCCGAAGCTTGGGTTGTGGGTGACCGCCGGCGCGAAGCACCTGGGTTCTATTATGCCGCGAGAGTAGGCTTTTGTCTCATTTATTGAGGAGTAATGACCTCGCCTTAAAAAACTTCTGTCACCCTTCCTCTTTACTAGTAAAtatgtatgtgcaatgcacgttgaTATTTGACAGTATATAAATTGCATATAGATTATGTAGGATAGTTGGTATTAGGCATATATTATGTGCATGTAATATTAGGTAGtatattatttacacattaataTGTGATTAGCGTCCATATGGTATTTGATATGGTATCAATTGCACATTAAATATGTTTTTAACACAACACAGACGCAAGCGCTTTAGCATCCATATTGGTATTCGATATGATATCAATTGCACATTAAATATTTTTTTAAACAcaatacagacacaagcgctcatatatacgcatACCATCAcccttatgaacgcacacatgcacaccctatccTTATGAGCATATTCGAAAGACTGAGCTGGCATAtcagaacgtctcctcccactgaatgcgcatcgccggaaatcctgaagggTGAGTGTATATGTTGAGCACTTGACATTGGAGCAGTCTGGTTTGTTGGATTAACCTGGTTTAATGGTCGCAATTTATTGGATCAACCCCTTTGGCTCTTTTTAGATTGGTATAGATGTGAGTAGGCCATTTTGGAGATCGAGCTCCATGGAGGATTTtattttgaaaatttcaaatttataaaattttagtttcaaaaaattctgaaaagaaATACACATGTATGCAAGGATGTAATGTGTATATGCTCAAAAAAAAGGATGTAATGTGTATGTGTGATATTTTTTAAGATGAAATATCTTGAACTGCGGGTTGCACAAAAAAAATCATGGACTTTGAAAATGAACAGTACGTATCAGAACATCCGAAAGACTGAGCTGGCATATGAGAACGTCTCCTTCCATTGAATGCGCATCGCTGGAAATCCTGAAGGGTGAGTGTATATGTTGAGCACTTGACATTGGAGCAGTCTGGTTTGTTGGATTAACCTGGTTTAATGGTCGCAATTAATTGGATCAACGCTATTGATATAGATATGAGTAGGCCATTTtggagaccgagctccatggaggattttattttgaaaatttcaaatttaTAAAtttttagtttcaattttttttgaaaagaaaTACACATGTATGCAAGGATGTAATGTGTATGTGTGATATTTTTTAAGATGAAATATCTTGAACTGCGGTTGCACAAAAAAATCATGGACTTTGAAAATGAACAATATATATACTAAAAAGCCTCAGATTTGTCTCTTTTGTGGGGCTCTCCACTCATGTACATTATGTATTTATTAGGTATATGTGTATAATTTTTCAGATTTGCATTTTGAAGTTTTTAAATTAGGCCTCCATTGAGCTAGACAAATCTTTTATcgccgtttcgaaaaaaaaaatctCAAATCGACCGAAGTAAGCTTGGGTCCAAATGATTATTCAGAGTAACTACGAGGGTGTTTCGACAAAACGCCATGGGTCATTTCCTCGTTCGATCTGGGCCGCAAATGCTCTGATCAAACGGCCGCCTAGCCGAACAGGAATCAGGGAGAGCGAGGGGCAGCAGATCGTCGCCGCCGCAGGCCCGCAGCCGTCCCGCATCGCAGTCGCCGCCGCCGCGTCGTGCCAGCTTTGAGCGAGACGAACCGATGGCGGGCACCGCAGCCGTGTACCGGAGGGTCATGAAGGCAGTGCAGAAGCACGTCGGCGGGAGCGCCGATAAGAAGCACTTCCGCGAGTTCGTGGCCGCCGAGTTCCGCAGCCCGGCCGGCACGGAGGCCGACGCCAGAGCGAGACTGCGGCTCGCCGGGGACTACGCGTACCATCTCACCAGCATCCAACACCAGAAGGTAGGACCATTTTTTTTTTCTGTTGTTACTTCCGGTTAGAAAGGTGTGCTTACTTGTGTTCGACGAAATGCTAATGAAGACCGGTAGTTCGTGGGAGTTTACTGTTGTGGCTAATTTGGGACTGGGTTATTTTAGATGAAAGACTCTAaatgagcccggctttgaattaacaaagccatcaaccggccaggaattACAACACTCTTACAAGTACAAACCAAATCGGCTAAACTGATACAATGGGGCAAACTGGAAAGCTAACAACAACATGATCCACTACAAGCATCCTAGGGCAGGGAATAGAAAGAACAAAGCTTGAATGCAGATGCACTCCTCACAATTGCACCAAAGAAGAAATGGCAGATGCGGCAAAGCTTGGAACAGCCAACCATCACAGCCGGACAACAGATTGTGCGACTAGAGGAACACAACATCTTCCTTCTCTATTCTGAAGGGGAACCCTATCCCCTCGCCTTGGCTCGAAAGGCGCCATGAGCCCGAGAGCTAGCAGGATGCCATCCTTGACGCAGCAACAGATCGACCACCCTTAATCTAGCACACCTTGCTAGCCGCACCGCCACTGTCTAAGAACAACCAAGAGGAGCTGGAGAGCTTCCAGGAGCGCTCGCCATCAAACGAGGCAGCCATCACCGAGAAGAACGAAGATCAGCAAGAGCGAGCAAGGCAGCCGGCTGAGTCGGGCCACAACTGAAGGTCGGGTGCCTATGGCTTCCACCATGCCGCCACCGCCAGAAAAGGGGAACCCATCCTCTTCCGCCCGGATTGAGGGCGCCACACCACCGGAATTGGGCGACACGAGCCGCCATCGGGGAGCACTATTTAAAAACATGCAGACACCTTCGCCACTCAGCTCCTCCACACCAACTCGAAGCCAGAGTACTCAACCCCTCCACCTGCAACTCCTATTTTCCGAGCACCCGAACACCCCAGGCAACGCCTCCAAAAAGGGCACGGCGCACATGGCGCCACCGCCGCCCAATTCGAGAGGATTTTGGGCTTTCACCCAGGCGTGGGGTCGGGGTGGGGAGAGGGGACCCCAACGGTGCCTCCATGGAGGAAAACGGCGACCAAGGCCGTCGCCACCGCCGGGACAGACGGGCCGACCAGAGTTTCCCTCGGTCCCCGATGCACCAAGGCGGACAGTCGAGATCGCAAGCCGCCAAGTGCGGCGGGAGAGAAGTTGCAGAGGGGGGAGCACGCACCTCCAGATCTGACGCAGGGGAACCGCGCCGTGACCAGCTCCTGCTGGCGACTCACCGCCCTGCGGTCGAGACTCTAGCCAGCCACCACCAGTGGCCGCTGTCTGCCGGAAGATGCCGCCGCCATGCCTGCTGCCGGCGACTCACCGCCCACGCGGTCGAGACTGAGATATTTTGGATTTGCATTTAGCTGATTGACCTGTCTTTCTATACTTTTCATATGTGCTAATTGTTTTGCCCATGCAACAAAAAAGTTTAGCGTCCGAAGTGTATTAGAATAGACAACAAAGCTTATCTAATTCCTAAATTCCATGATGCAACCTCGTTAGATCACCATTTTAGAGCGATATTGCTCTGGCAGTCTAGTTTGAATGGTGATATCTAACTAATAGAATTTGCGTTATAAGTAAATGATACTATTATAATACCAGAATATGCTCGCTTTATTACTGATTTCCATAACACAACCTATTTTAGATTGAACAAGTCATTCACATGATCACATCCTTGTAATAGTGGTCATAGCACCCTTGGCTTTTCATGCACCGTGTATTCCACTAACTGCAAAATATGCTTGATCGTCCAGGAACTGCTATTCTCATACAATATAGCTGTGGATCGATCTGATGAAATGAAGAAGATATTGAACAAATCTGCTGCCAGTGTAGGCCTTCAGCTTCCAGATGTCTACCAGCCTTGAGAGCTTGGGCGACCCGTGGTACTGCTTTTGGGCAACTTTGCTTGAGTTACAAATTTCCAGTTGTTCTGGATAGTTTAGCGTGCTATAGCTGTAAGCAGCTGTACTCTCCCCAATAACGACCAGTGGCATTGATTCTCTTGATGCTTTGTACTACCTTGTTCCATGGCGTCTGCTTACCCTTAAATTATAAATTCAGCTGTACTCTTGAAGTTAAGTTATGTGCATCCATCATGTTCGTGTTGTAATTTGCACAAATCTGAATTGTTGTATGGTAGGTTGCTCCTTTCTGTTTACCCTTAAATTATATATAtttctgttatttatttttgtgaagtactccctctgtaaagaaatataagagtgtttagatcactagtgatctaaatgctcttatatttctttgtgGGGGGAGCACTTCATTATATCATCTGACCTGCTTGAGTTCATCAATAGAACTATTCAAACTCTTCTCTTGCTATGTCAACTTTTGTCATGCAAGGTCAACATGCCTTAGAGTTAGGAACATCTAATAATGTAAAAATGTACAAACAATGTTGATAATACTTCGGTTCATTACACTCCTTAAATCTTTTGCTGACGTAATTGAATAGTCTTGCACTTTGCCTTTTCTATACATTGTAAAGAATGATGCCAACTCACAGTGGCCATATCTATAGACAAATTCCTAAACATATATGAGCGATACTTATCAGCTCATGTCTTTCAAGGACTGGGCGGGACTTCTATCTGGGGTGTTACTTTCTTTAGCATCGTCCTGAACTATTTCATCCTCAGATATCGTGTTGGCTTCTGTAGATGTCCGTGCGGAACTTGTATTTGAATTAGTAATTTCCTTAGCATCGTCCTCACTAGTTTCTTCCTTGCATGCTGTGGTAGCTGCTGCAGATGTTCca
It encodes:
- the LOC119300876 gene encoding uncharacterized protein LOC119300876, which produces MAGTAAVYRRVMKAVQKHVGGSADKKHFREFVAAEFRSPAGTEADARARLRLAGDYAYHLTSIQHQKELLFSYNIAVDRSDEMKKILNKSAASVGLQLPDVYQP